The Chanos chanos chromosome 3, fChaCha1.1, whole genome shotgun sequence genome segment GAAGGAaactgaacaacaaacaaacaaacaaaataaagcaaaacaaaaacagaacagggcCCGTCGTCAATGTTTGGGCTTCCGTGGCTTGGGCTCACTTAAGGTGACCTTCTTCAGATTGGCAACAAGTTCAGAGATCCCAGTCTTGACAGGACGGCTCTGGTTCCGCTTTGGCTGGTTTTTCTTCTGTAGATAAACATAGAAgtccatacttttttttttttaaactcttaaaCCTTTATGGTGAGTCTAtgaaatcagtcagtcagtcagtcatgacGTCAGCAGATTCCTAGACCTTACCTgcagttttttcctctgtgggtCATGGACCACAGCATGCCTCTGCAGGCTTTCCTAGAgacaatgaaatgtatttattttactgcagACATCTATTCATCTTGTTAAGATAAGTCAAGTTTAACTCAATGCCAACCCGGTATTGAGTCAGATGTACAGTTTGGCCAACAAGACGCACACCGAgttaacatcaaaacacatcTAGATTGGGAGTCAACTCCAAGGTTCAGTCAAGTTTAACATGAAGAGCAGgagggggtatttcagaaagcaggtttagtgaaaactcagtaaGTGGTAAAcgtcctaatagaagagcccgaTGACattgttttgctgggagaatgaagccCCCCCAGCAAGATCACTCAATTAGCTTCAAGTCATTAAGGTACCCTTCAGaaagcccctcccccctcatCCACCCAGAGTCCAACTACCATGACAAACTCACCTCCATCGCAAACGTTTTATTACAGTTAACATGAGAGCAGGTGAATGGCCTCTTGCCCTCGTGGAAAGTCAAAATGTGGCTCTCCAGGTTGAAGCGCGTGGTGTATGTCTTCTTACATCCTTCTTTGGGACACCTGAACGCCCTTCTCTCTCCGGAGTGAACGAGCTCTTGGTGTTTCTTCAGGAACCAGGGTTCGTGGAAAACCTTCTTACAACCGTCACACGGCAAGTTCGCTGTAAAgagacagaccaaaaaaaaaaaaaggcagggtTTCCTCACTTCATTCATGAGACAATTTATATATATCCAAGCTGCCTTAGCCTGTGTGCCCTCAGAGTGCTGAGCCAATGGAAAAAAACGAAACTCTGGTTTCAGGAGCACCAGACTTTCGTATTTCCACTTACAGCATCTGCAGCGGCCCTTTTTCCAGGCACAGTAGGTTGGTTTTCCCACGCTGGGAACAGGACAGGGTGAGGTGGGGGACAGAGTCGAGAGCATGGACTGTACCTTACCCAGCGTGACTCGCGAGGACAGTAAAAAAATCAGggtcagagaggagaagagctggTATACCTCTGTGCTCTGCTCTTCTGTGTCTCTGATAGTCAGTCCAGGTTTTCCCCCGGAAGGAGCATCCTTCCTCCACACACAGGTAAcctaagacagagagacacacacagaccatttgGGTATCTGCATCAGGATTACACTCTGAATGTAAGCAAGGTTACTTAAGGTCTGTAAGAAAGGATAGAGTAAGTGATTGGTGGAGGGAGCCTTTCGCAGAAAGGTTTCAGGAAAAGAAGGGGGTGGATATCCAACCTTCATGGACCTTCTCATGTCGTTTCAGATTTGAAAGAGCTGGAAATTTCTTCTGACAACCCTCAGAGTTACACCTGTTAACAGACAGCACTTAATTATTTCCCAGGCTTTCTGCAGTACCGTGTATGCTTGAGAGCAGGGAAGTCTGTTTTCCTCACACAAAGTGGAGCTGATtagcgtgtgtgcatttgtggtCCTTCAGTTGTTTATTCTTGTGGAACTCTTTGCCACAACCTTCATAGTCacactgaagaaagaaaaaaaaccccggtaaataaaacagaagcgGAGAGCGGtctcatttcaaaacacatatTCAGCTGCACATGCCACTGCGCTAGAGCGGTTGGCACGGGGACTTACCACGTACTGCTTCTCTTTGTTCTGGTGCACGCGAGCTACGTGGTTTTTCAGACTGCCGTTGGTGGCAAACGATTCTGAACATCCTTCAACTGAACACCTGAATATCATGGGAAGTGATGAGCATAATTAAAATCCTGCACGTACAGAATCGGGTCAAGTTTAGTTTCGAGAATATGGACTTACAAGTAAGGTTTGTCTCCGCTGTGGATGAACTGATGGCGGGTGAGTTGGTAACGGGTACAAAAGCTCTTATCACAACGCTCACAAGAAAACGGCTTCTGGATAGTCCGGCACCATGATAACAAATACAAGTAAATTACAGCAGCGCGTCGCTGAGACGTGCGTCATGGTTTACCAGTTGTTTATGCTAACGTAAACGGTACATGTTCGTCTCCTTGAGAACTGATGGAGGCACTTACCAGTCCCGTGTGTTTGCAAAGGTGAGCTTCGAGTTTCCATGACTTCGAAAACGAAGCTTTACaattgaaaaaagaacaaatgaattttttatttgtgtcttgAAAACATTCGCCCATCTTGGTGAGACAACAACGTTCAAATTAGGTCACTGACTACTCTACAGTGCAGTCTCCTACGGCAGGTCGGTTTTTCGGCCTACAATTTCCGAGTTGTTGCTACTGGTATATATAGTCATTGGAATAAACCATTAGAAATTATATGAGAACAAGCAACTCGCACAAACGGTCAAATTCCATATTCATGGGTCTAAAGCATTACGTGGCGCAATTTCTCAAGTTTCTTCATGTTCTTATTCACAACAGCAggggaattaaaaaaacatgatggTATTACTTGAGTAATTTTACTCTACATGGCTCATTCCTGCCTCAAATTTTGTCAACTAATCCGATAGGTGTGGCTTTCTGTTTGCCGAAATACAAACGTGCCGATGATGTGATGAGATGGGGAAAAATAGATAAGAtgtgtatttaaagaaaaaaaaggcactttTTATTGTAAGGCGTACCGTTTGATGTCAAAGGTTATGATATAATCATCCATTTTCGAGGAAATTATGTTTTGATAAACGTCGTGTGTTATATCGCACTAATCGAGATGGAACCAATGCTGCGTTCTCTCAGCCTAGACTGGACGCGTCATTTGGGGATGAAGGTCTCAGTATTGTTTGCTGAAGATTGATGCTGGTATAAAGCTGTCACAGAGGCTCCTGGCCTTGTGTTTCTCAAAGTAAGCGTCTGAATAACTTACTGTTGCCATTCGTCATAGCACACACGTGGAATTTACTACCCTAATCATGGTTTTATCAGCCGCTGGGCACCGGTCCCCGATACCTGTGATTTACAACTACTACAATCCGCAACTCCCAGTGCGCTGCCGTCACAACGCGATTATGCTTATCTCAAACTTTTATTAGCGGCAagcacagatttcttttttttttaaaacatcattccTTTACACAACCGGTTCTGGTTGTTACAGGTGTGTTGCGTAGAGGTGGCGCACAGAGGTTGGAAAATCTCATCAGATACATATGAAGTGCAACGATTGTTTTCCATAGTCTCATAAATGTCTAGATCAAAATTAATTAGGGTGGATAACACTTTCTATTAATTTACAACTATGCTTATTCATCGTATCGTATTTGCACGGAATAAAAGGCTTAAACGGGATTAACCCAAACGTAGCCCACAATAGTGTACAACAACACAGTCTGCAGGTTGTTCCAGTAGGAGAATATTGTATGCAAATTGTTTTTAATGCCACGGAATGGCAGGTTCACCGATGTTCTGACGAATGTTTGGGCCTCATATGGTAACCCATTTTTGGTATAACCGTTCGGTCGTACTCTTTGAGACAAAGGACTGTGAATGCGTTAGGTGAGGTGACCACTGTGAGGTGACCACTGTGAGGTGACCACTGTGGTCACAACGACTTTCTTCCATCTTCAACCCATCAAAGCATCGTGGGTTAGTTTCAATAATGTAGAATTACCGGGAGGGGAAATGTTCTGAATGTCACTGACCTCACAGTAGTGCCGAATCACAATTTAACAAAAGGAATTACCTGGTattgataaaaaacaaaaattccatTACTCAGAGTAGTAATCATTCGGGCCAAAGGCAAGGTACTATTTTCATACCTAAATGTGTCAGTCTTATTAACCGCTACCTGTAAAGAAACAGCTCTTTATCAGTGTAACAAGTGAAATAAGGTCACCATATCTTTTGACTGATGGAGCGTTGGCCTGGCCCCCGCACCCCCCTTCGCTGACGTTCCCCTCCCACTTCAATTAATCTGACCTTAGCCAACTCCCACCGCTATCTGATCTTACACTCTTcatccccctcctcttcctcctcctcctcctcctcctcctcatccggTCTGACGCTGTCCTGGCCCTCCCCTCAGTGTGGGCTTGGATCAATAAAgctgtctctgtatctctatAACCACGGTCTGCACTGATAACCACCAAcaagcacaaagacaaacagtgcCGCACAGAGGCACAGACCGAGTGCTGTGtgctctggagagagagagagagagagagaaagagaggagggaattGTGGGATTGGGGAGGCTTACTCTGCTACCCCTCGAATGTGACCTCTCTTGTCTCTGCTCTCCTGGTAACCTGATctccaaaggggggggggggggggggggggggggggtcacaaaatgagagagaaatacggaaagagtgactgagagagtgaaatatgtGATTGCATACAGAATGAGGCAGGAAGTGAAAAGATgtgagaagaagagacagacagagacacagagagaaagacagagagactgaggaagaTGTCTCTATAGCGCTGTCCCGACTGTTTGCTTGTCCCAAATGCAGAGGTACGGGTGTTAATGTGTAACAGGTGAGGTCGATACCGCCGGCACACGGCTTGACGGCCTCAGTCTGTGAGTGTCAAACGGCTGTGATTAAGAACCTTATACTGCATGACTGCTTTTATCCACTTCCCCCCTGGGTCCCtgtttcttcacctcctctccggctctgtttgcttttctttattCAATCAGTAACTCCTGTGAGTCAGCTCTTCACGCCATCCCAGCCTCtggtgtgtgagaacacacactcaaacacaaacactcatagactcacacatacacatgcacactcacagactcacacacgtgcacttacagactcacgcacatacacaaacactcacagactcacacatacacacacacactcacagactcacacacgcacacttacagactcacgcacatacacactcgtaccaacgcacatacatacatacacactcaaatgcaaacactcacacacacacacacacacacttacagaatcacgcacatacacactcacacacacacatgcacttacagacttacgcacatacacactcgtgCGAAGACAAATAGTCAAAAATAACAGATTGGTCTTATTAATACCTAATTGTCTAGCAAGATTCAGGTCAGCTCTTTGAGTCCAGAAGCCTTACTGATTGTTGTTTCAGCTGACCGCTACACAACAGTGACTGTCTAACCCAAGCACACACGTGTTTCGCACAGAGAAATCACGCACGTAGTTGGAAAGCGTGTTCGTAGAAACCAGCGGGAGTCCAGCCCTCAGGGACCAGAGATGAACTCCTTTTGTTCTGGGATGATGATGGACACGCTGGACCTTGTCCTCTATATTAGCTGATTACTGCAGGGAAATCTGGAGCCAGATCAAAAGAGGCAAGAGAAGTTCAGAGGCGAGATTTTTTTCCTGGAGTCACTTAGACTTTATGGCAGTGCTAGTCTTCCGTTACGCGAGTTGACCCTTAATCTATGAGTCTGTGCAAGAACGATCCAAAGTGACGTCTCCAGACTCCAGGTCATACAGTTGTCATGGCTCTAACAAGCGAATCAAGTCATTTTGTCTGATACAAATCTTTCAGTCCGTTCCAGGTGACCACAGGAAAATTaccagaggagagaaacacagggacCATGCAAAAGCCAACATCTCGTCACCACAACTTCACACAGAGCAAACCCATAGCTACAGAGTTCAGTATCTGTGGTATACAGATTATAGCCagcgtaagagagagagagagagagagagatgtcgtCCACACATAGAAAAATCCCCCCTGAATGCTGTTTGATGTAATAAGTGCCATGGATATACTTCGCAACCTCAGAGTTAAAGTTAAAACTGGTGCTCACTGCTCTTGGCTATTATCTGTATTtgattcattcacacacacacacacatacacaccacccAAACTCCCCACGGATCAATACCCAGGGCAGCGTGTCACTTGTTGATTGATTAGATTGATATCGACCCTCAGGAGACCTTATCACCTTCATCCAAACGTTTAAATACGTTCAGTGCAGGCATTATGGGAAAGGTGAGTGTATCCACTGCCCTGAGAAGACAATGGATAAGGGTGTTGGGAAGACCACTCTGGCCAGCCcatatattctctctcacacacacacataaactcacctCTGCAGCTTATCACCACAATGTcccaagatacacacacacacacacacatacataaactcACCTGTGCAGCTTATCACCACAATGtcccaagacacacacacacacacacatattcccaGACTCCCACAGAAGCCTAGCAGACTGTCACCTGGGACACACACTGGGACAAAAGCACATTTACACCAGTCAGAGCAGGTCATTTAGATGCACTGGAGAgtgttataaaaaaaatttttaaaaaaaggccaaCATAACCAATTTCATATTTGATCACATTTTGTCAGAGGTAACACCGCTGTATATTTTATAGttgttacaaaaaaacccatataatAGACTGTTTAATAATACATGTACACGATGATTTGTTAGAGGTCAGTAGGCCtgcaggagtttatgtgtgttaatgtgttaagATGATTGAATCAAGACCGCTCCTGGCCCCCAcctccattcactctctcacacacagagagagagagagacacacacacacagacacagctggCAGTCCTATCTCAGTAAACGGAGCCCTAATTGAAGTAAATATTGGGTAAAGCACTGAGGAGCCCTGAGATAACATATTTGTCAGATATTCACTCAGCCATTCATACTTCTCTCAATACACAGCTCACAGTGAGATAGAGTAGGGTGGTccttacgcacacacaccgaaccacaccatacacacacgcgcaggcttgcacgcacgcacacacacacacacgcacacacaggcttgcacgcacacacacacacgcacacatatgaaCTGCCCCTAGCTGAACACAACAGCGTCTGCACCTACTCAACAAGTGCAGACAAAGATATCAGCCCATGTTGAAAGTTTTACTGCCATCTCAGTTGGGTTGCTTTCTGTCGTGTCGAGAGTGACTCACTGTTCTTCTTGACAGGGCTTTAGTTTACTTTTCTCATTATGTTTCAGGACAGCCTTCAGCACTGGGGCCAGGGTAAATGACTCACTGCGTTAGACAAAGTGAAGCCACACAAAATCCACCTCCCTTCTTTACTCCTTTCAACTGTAAACCATTACGCAGCTTTAAAAGTAAATGGACGacgtttctttttcctttgtgtgtctgcgcgtgtgcaATTTTTCGCAGTCATCGCTCCCAGGTTCTTTAGATGCTCTCAATCGCCGTTTTATTCTGGATCTCATAGGAGGTGGCAACGCGATCACTGCATAAATTGAAACCCTCGTTTGAAAAGAGTAACagttttacattcacacatatttcTGTTCAGCTACCTGACGTAAACTCTGAACACTTGTTTTGGCCCCCCTTCACTGCATCTGGTGTCTGTGCTTGGAACATCAAGCATCTGCGTCAAGATAACTTAGCTAatagtgccctctagtggcagatTTACTATGTGGTCACAGCAGACGCCTACGAATTAGTGCATGTTCATGTTTGACACCCACTCAAACGGCTTTGGGACATTCATTCAAATGCCCTTACCTCTGTTCAAAGTCTAATTAAATAGTGTTTGAAGATTCTATGGAACCTTTCGCATTAGGATGATCTCAGTTAATCACATCTTTTTTCCAACAGGTTAAAGTCGTATTTATTTAGTGAACTAAATGTGTGCGCTCCAGTGCAAACAGATGTGTGATGGCGTGGGAAAGACGCAGCTGTCGTGAAATCCTGGTCATGATGTCTGTAGACTAATTAAGCTGGTTTATCTGTGTTCAGATGTCTCCATGATCTTCAAAGCGCTGCATTAGTTAGTTCCTTTAAGTCTATGCAGTTGTAATTATTAGGAtgacgaaaagaaaaaaactgatccAAGATCAGGCCTGGACTAAAATGAATGGCTATCCAGCTGAGGCTTATGGTTAGTCACTGCATGAACTCCATCTTGATTAAAGAATCTTCCAGATCTTGTCTACGCATGTGGCAGTCACTAAAGGAATATGCTTTATATGGTCAACTCCCAAACTTCATTCTAACAACCTGGAGCAGGAGTCAAGGTGCTTTATTGTCTCATCGCATAATCAGTGGCTGATTTCTACCTGTGATATGGCCGTGTACGTTCCTTAGCCAATCAGAAGTCAGTGCTGGTTGACTGACACAAAATCAAAGCACTTAAACTCAAGAGTCAGAGCTGTAACCCTGGAAGTTCTGTGAATGTATATAAAGACTGGGCTGGGACAACTGGGAAAACTGGGTTGAGTGTGATGTACTGTTTGCTCTCAGTTCGCCGGTGAAATGATTTGTGATTTTAATCTCACGTCACTCCCAGAGTGATCATACGGGATAGATCATCACTGAgctacagtacacacacacacacagaccctctctaacacagtttacacagaCCCTCAAGCATCCTTGTCTCACCTAAATTTCCCTCGACATTCAAAGCTCCCCTGGTGGCACCAGGCCCTCTGAACACATTTAAGAATTTCATAACGTAACCAACTCCGccatctctaaaaaaaaaaacctgagtcATGTCGGGTTTCTGGACCGATAGgcctgtgagagaaaaaattGAGCCGTCAGACGGGTTTTTACATATAAAGGATTTTATTGGTCAGGACGCTTAAGCCATGAACTCGTAGGGGATGGGCTCCAGCAGCACGGGCGTGTTCTTCTTGGTGCTGACAAAGTGAGCGGGACGAGGAGGAGCAGgctgtgtatgagaaagagagagagagagagagagagagggagagagggagggagagagggagggagggagagagagggagggagagagagggagggagagagagggagggagagagagggggagagagggagggagagagggagggagagagggggagagagagagggggagagagagagggggagagagagagagggggagagagagacggagagagacaaggagagggggagagaaggagagagagagagacagagagaaaggtcacCACAATGTTGTGCCAAACACACTCTCAAGTTCAAACTTTGCTTGTCATCAAAGGACGACTGTCCTTACATCAGTCGACACATCTAAGGGCAACACTCTTCAGATCCTCTGAGGATGTTCATTATATTAGATATGAACCATAGATATGAAAGTTTTGGGAGGGTTTTATTTTGTGCACGAGAACAAACAGCTGCGATCTTCAAATTTCTTTTGAGCGAAACATCGTAAGAACGCAACAATTCTGtgctaaaagaaaaactgaTCACATCTATACACAGCACAGGGAAAAGCCAGGTCCCATATTAATAGCtacaggtttttttctctctctctttctggcttcTGAGTCAGGTAATGTGTGGTGTATGCACCTGAGTCAGGTAATGTGTGGTGTATGCACCTGAGTCAGGTAAAGTGTGGCGTATACACCTGAGTCGGGTGCATCTGTGCGTACCTGACGTTTCAGCTCCACCCAGGTGCCCTGCTGCTTGGCCTCCACCTTCTTCCTCTCGTTCTCCTTCACGCGCTGCAGGAAGCTGTCTCTGCTCTTAGAGTGCTTCACATGCTCAATGCGCACATTGATTCTCTTGGCCAGAATCCTAcccctgagagacagacagacagacaggacacacatcATTGACTATAAACGCGGGCAGAGACAGCCTCTGAGGGTCGTCCGGGAGATTAACATGTTTCCTTGGTAACCAGCCCAGCTCAGACACCGCGCGGTTTGGCTGGGACGTGTAAGGAGAGCTGCTTTGCCCCATGTGAATGACCATGTAGGGCATACAGCAGCCCTCATGGCAAAGTGAACTGgggagggatgtgtgtgtaggCACTATGCCCATCCATAAGCACAACCTTTTCCCTGCTATGATATTCCCAATCTAACAGTCACAGGTCACAAATCCTTAACCCCGTGGGAGATTTACCACACGATTTGGGACATGTAAGTAATAACACTTGTCAAATAATATGACAATATCAAAACTACACAATAAAATTATGTTAAACTggtatgaaaaagaaaaaaaaaaaaactaaatgcCCCTGATCTTAAATGAATTTAAGCCATAGACGTATTTGGGATATAGGATTCTATCACCTTGTCCAAACTAATCTGTCTGGACTTCTGCTGTTTGGCCCATGGCTTTGTGCATTAACCTCAGTGATTGCTGTTCTTCACTTACTTGACCTGCTTGTTGACAATGATGCCAACGGCATGCTGGGTAACGTTGTAAACACGTCCTGTTTTGCCATGGTAGCACTTGTGTGGCATACCCTTCTGTATGGTTCCTGTgccctgaaagaaaaaacaaaaaacaacagtttatttatttgtttgttgtttattacaGCTGAATGGCTATTTGTAATGCATTGCCATATCAGTAAATTAGGGGTGTTACTACAAACCACATACCTTTATATCAACAATATCTCCTTTCTTGTAGATACGCATGTAAGTGGACAAGGGGATTGGGCCtgtaaaacaacataaaaaaaaaaaagttatagtTTGAAGTCTAATTCTCAATATCACTTCAGACAGACAAAATCTCCTGTTTTATACAAAGTGCCATGAAGGTACAAGGTTAACAGTGTTTACTGTGTAGGAGTCTCACCATGCTTGCGGAAGGGCCTGGCGAACATGTACCTGGTCCCCCTCCTCTTGCCTCTGGTGTTCGTCATTTTGCCTTATTACTGAAACATAAACGATCGTTGATTAATTACAGAGCTATGGTGCAATGCATTTCAATTCACAGCAACTTAACGACGGTAAAAACCACCAAGATTTTAGATCTGTCACCAGCCTATTTCACGTCTGGCGACCGTGATGCCAAGCCTGCCACTGACGATGCAACAATGCAACTCATGCCGAGTGACGGCTAAGACATAGATGTCACTACACACTCCTGCCAAATTAACAATTTCTTTTTGTCATGTGACTGACTGAAAACTGGTCATTTACAGCGACATTAAAGTAAATTTAGGCTAACTGTCGCTAGCATCAGCTATACAACCGGCTAGCTAAATAACATAAGAATATAATCTACCGTTGGATACGCTACCGTAAAAATACGGGCATTATATTACACTACCCTGAAATATGCGCAGTGCATCTGACGAACATATCGGTAATTAAAGCTTTTAACAGACATAAAAATTTGTTATAATAACTCGTTATCGAGCACCGGAACATGGCTTGGACACTGCCTAGTGGCCCACATGGGCAGCCACGCGAATGTTGTGCGGAGGAATCCTATTACTTTTCATTGCTCGATGAAAATAAATAACGCTTGAAAACACAACACGAACATTTAGTACGACTTTTATGTGCTCCATGGTGCGttctgaaccctaaaaccataTATTTTTGAAGTTTTAATCTACAAAGGCAGGAGCAGTTCTTACCCCCGTTTGCTCGCAAGATGGCGGGTACGGcggaaagagaatgaaaaggtCCTGCGCATCAACCTTCTAGGTACAAATTAGGAGTACAACTAGATtgccagagtaaaaaaaaaagagagtattCAGCTGAAAACGATTGTCGCTctgcataaagaaaaaaatcagatattgaatattaacaaattaaatattATACTTTTTCATATGATTTGTGGtgagtttgtcatttttaaaagataGAAATGCTATTAATGCACGAATACATGAAAAATGCGTTGATGTAACTATGTTATTGGATTTAATTATGTTGTTTCacaaaaatatatcatttattaaTTTTCACTGTATCTCTGAaatctctcatttcatttcgATTTTGTGATGAATATGCCTTTAATTTAACTCAGGGATGTTTAAGACTGTAAAAAATAACTTGCAAGTggaaacagaaatgaagaagTGGCATTCTTTACCGGTTTAAAAACCAGTTCCAGTGAAAATTACTCTGACTCATATAGGTGTGCGCATTGTATTAGCGCACAGATTTGTTATCCAGGTCCAGAGGTTCGCAGTTGAAAGAATTGTGCCTCTAATTTTCGTCCACTTGGATGAGGTGTTAGTTATTACGGCGCTAAGACCCAGTGGAGTGTCCATCGCCAGACTCGCAATCTGTCCTCACGAGGGAGTCCTTCTCGCCTCCGCGCGGTGATTGGGTGGAAGATGGCGCTGGGCGAATGGAAATCCTAATGACAGTTTCTAAATTTGCCTCTTTTTGTACCATGGTAAGTAAATTGCACGTTGTCCTGCAGTTTAGTTCGCGTTACGGTGTGAATTGGAAGGTATCTGGTGCTTTGCCGCACTGATCAGATGTGTAGTCGAAATTATTTGCCTCATTGGCTTGGCAGTTTTCCTTCGCTGCTGTAGCCGTCTCTTCCCTCTTTCGTGGGTTCCTTAGATGTGCAATACAGGCCTTGCTTAATGattataattattcatttctgttcattattGTTGCTGTTCTGCTCTTTATGAATGCTTTGGCAGGCAACTCTGTGTTCCGCAAGAGCGTATGTGATTTGTTTGACCCGGTGACCGCAAAGCAGGGCTCTGCGGTCTCGGAGTGCTAGCTAACTACACCTCTGTATCGATAAACATTAGCTGGCAAGGTAGATGCATAGCCAGCGATTTACAGCAAATGGAAGTTAAACAACCAATTAAATCACCAACAGTCCACAGCTATCTGTGAAATACTGCTGGCTAGACGATTTATAAAGCTCCGTTGTTCTTttagacacacagtgtaacatacaaACGTTTTCACTATATGAACTGGATAATGGAGAGATtgacacactgcactgtgctTCTTGAGCTGTAGTTATTTCGCTGTGTGGTAGTCTCCACTTGATGCACAGTGTTTTTCTCGGGCTCGCGTTTTTTTCCATGTCCGTACACAACAACGGTCTGTGTTGAGGGCAACTGCAGACTGGTGACATcatgtttgtatttaaaatactAACATGGCAAGTTGTGCCTGCTtacattagctttttttttgtagcgaCAGAGTGTATCTCGAGGCTTTCTTGGCTTGTGAGCTGCGGTTTTGGTTatagttgtttttattgtgtgtcgTAAGATTACGGTTAATTCGTCGCCCCCGGAGGAAATTTGTCGCGTGACGTATAAACCGTGTTTGTTGTGACCCCTGTTTGGCGTTTAGGGTTTTACGTCAGAGAGCGCAACCCTCAGATGAGTTAAATGTTTTGTTCGCCTCTGCAGGTTTCGGCACGCTCGTCTATACGTGAGATGTTGTTATTTGGCGGAGCACCTCAATAAATAAGCGTTCAAAGACAGCCCTCTAATCTCACAAACCTTTCAGAGTGTGTTCAAAGACATCACTACTCTACTGATGCAGGCTCGAGATGAAAGGATCAGCTACAGGTGAtgggagctctctctctctctctctccctcatttcctctctgctcAGACAGTAATGACActctttatttgtctgtttcaggGCGCCAATGCCTCCGCTTTGGAGAAAGAGATTGGCTCGGAGCAG includes the following:
- the gtf3ab gene encoding general transcription factor IIIA, b; protein product: MGECFQDTNKKFICSFFNCKASFSKSWKLEAHLCKHTGLKPFSCERCDKSFCTRYQLTRHQFIHSGDKPYLCSVEGCSESFATNGSLKNHVARVHQNKEKQYVCDYEGCGKEFHKNKQLKDHKCTHANQLHFVCNSEGCQKKFPALSNLKRHEKVHEGYLCVEEGCSFRGKTWTDYQRHRRAEHRANLPCDGCKKVFHEPWFLKKHQELVHSGERRAFRCPKEGCKKTYTTRFNLESHILTFHEGKRPFTCSHVNCNKTFAMEESLQRHAVVHDPQRKKLQVRSRNLLTS
- the rpl21 gene encoding large ribosomal subunit protein eL21, with translation MTNTRGKRRGTRYMFARPFRKHGPIPLSTYMRIYKKGDIVDIKGTGTIQKGMPHKCYHGKTGRVYNVTQHAVGIIVNKQVKGRILAKRINVRIEHVKHSKSRDSFLQRVKENERKKVEAKQQGTWVELKRQPAPPRPAHFVSTKKNTPVLLEPIPYEFMA